From Macaca fascicularis isolate 582-1 chromosome 14, T2T-MFA8v1.1, a single genomic window includes:
- the LOC123568700 gene encoding caspase-1-like: MPTSSGSGRSVKLCSLDEAKRIWKEKSTEVPCSEHKIYPIMDKSSRTRLALIICNEEFDSLSKRTGAEVDIIGITMLLQNLGYKIMFVGDIPQKAVFIMKLVEHLQEYAHSCDVEEIFHRFDFHLSSQMIKHRCPALKGLLRQDVSTSSQDIKIRKLYECLWAVMCIWSGVWEG; the protein is encoded by the exons ATGCCTACATCCTCAGGCTCAGGAAGAAGCGTCAAGCTTTGCTCCCTAGACGAAGCTAAAAGGATATGGAAAGAAAAGTCAACAGAGGTGCCATGCTCAGAACACAAG ATTTATCCAATAATGGACAAGTCAAGTCGCACACGTCTTGCTCTCATTATCTGCAATGAAGAGTTTGACAGTCTTTCTAAAAGAACGGGAGCTGAGGTTGACATCATAGGCATAACGATGCTGCTACAAAATCTGGGGTACAAG ATAATGTTTGTTGGGGACATCCCGCAAAAGgctgtttttattatgaaactgGTTGAACATCTGCAAGAATATGCCCATTCCTGTGATGTGGAGGAAATTTTCCACAG GTTTGACTTTCATTTGAGCAGCCAGATGATAAAGCACAGATGCCCAGCACTGAAAGGGTTACTTCGACAAGATGTTTCTACCTCTTCCCAGGACATTAAAATAAGGAAGCTGTATGAATGTCTCTGGGCAGTTATGTGTATATGGTCGGGAGTGTGGGAAGGTTGA